ATTTAATAAGAGCCAACAAAGAATGGTTCCAGGTAAGGTGTTTTGTACTCTCGAGGAGAATAAAGAAATTTGGAAGCCAAGACAGAAGCTCTGGATTAATAAGCCATCTAATgatgaaaatataaataagcAAGCAACTGTGCATTTGATGAATGATTACTTCTAACGTTTATTCGCAGATACTAAATCATCATAGGTGAGTACAATGAGTCAATAATACACTTTATACATTCTGTACAGGGTTGTGGCAGAACAAAGTGATACCTTGTATTTGACAGACACAGCATATGTCCCCAGGGCACGATTGCCTTCACGGAGTTCAAATATATCACGGGCGAGTTGTCTAGCCGTAGATTCCACCAAAGGGCTACTTATGCACTCGAACTCATTGCACAGCTCACCAAAATCTATACCATCGACCATTTTATCAGCATCCAATCTTTCCAAACTGCGATCTTGGGACAACTCTGTCCCCCTCGACGAATCATTGGTAACTGCAAAACAACCATGATGCATATTCCCAGAAAATAAAAGGCATCAACACTGGTTGTTCTTGAAAACAAAACGTAGCTCCTCTTATAAGACAGCATAGAGCTGCCTTACTTCTCCACTTATATTCCAGTTATATCAGCAAGCATTCACTATTAAGATGAATATTAAAAGAGCACTCCTGCCAACTGCATCCAAATCTATCTCTCTATGAATAAGTGATGACCGCATTTCTTTACCCTGTTTTTATAGATGCtaagaaagaaacgaaaaaaagttAGCAAGGATGACTGGAAGATGGCTTGGACATGCGGCGCAGTTGTGTCCTGTCAACTGGCAGAGGTAGTTGAAGTCAAGCTGAATTGTTGATTAGCAAGTTCATGCTTGATATAAGGACACTACCTTTCTTCAAAATTTAAGCATGCATGTTTTGTCAACATCAATAGCCAGGTTACATTGTTGTGCAAAACGGAATCACATCATTCCAAACATAGTTCTAGAAAGCATGCTGAATCGAGCACTCAGAAAGCATGTCTCATACAGAAAGACGAGGCTGCAGAAATTTAAGTAGCAAAACCTCTGAGTAGAAACTTGTGGGGGTCATGATGGGAACGAGGGGTATAAGTAGATGACTTGGAGACGAAAACGCAGGGTTCGCGGCAGCTGCTCCGGCGAAGGCGGCCTCCGCTGGCTGTGGCGGTGGACGAAGTGACGAGAGCAGAAGCAGTCATATCCTCCCATTCTGGTAATCGTACAAGTATGTGGTGGGATTAAGAGCTTCCTATTGTTTTTGTGATCTTTCTCCTCTCATTCTGGATAAGGTGCCATATACTTGTTGGACCACTTATTTCTCTGGGGAGATTTCATGGGCCCACAACTTGCATGGCTGGACATAGAACTAGAACTTTGATATTTTCCTGGAGAAAACAAATATGGCAAGGTTTAGCTCTAGCAGAAAACGTAAACCGATGGAAAATCTGTAAGCAATGCCCTGCCTCTGAGATCCTCCAAGTCCAAATGCATAACCTGCCATAAAGCTAGACGTACCTCGTATCATAGCTTCCAGTACATGAACATATGAATTAAATAGTTATGAAACTGACACAGCATTAATCATCATCATCGGTTGGTCTGATGCATCTTTTGCGGGAAGGAAAGCTGGAAATTGGGAAACCACACTTCATCAATGTCCGACCGAAAAAAAATCCTTTCTTCATCAATGACAATGAGGATCAAAGttcaaatttctctctctctctctctccatctccgcGTTAAACAAATTAATGGAAAAAGTCAGCTTTGCAAGTGCATACTGTTCCTATTTGCTGAATATGACTGAGATGAACACTACCACATTCATGTCAAGCATTGTAATACATAATTCTCAAAGAATGACAATTGACACGGTGGTTGCAAAAATTGATATGTAGTATACATCAGAGAGCAAAAATCCCCCAGACATTCTAATACAGCCTGGGCCACCTCCCAGGAACAAACTAACAACACTAATGGACACTCCCAAGAATCATCTCTGTgactaaaaagaacaaaaaaagattacaGAGTTTTATTCAGATGAAACTTAAGTCAACAAAAAGCACAGGTGCACACATTCCTTGCGCTTGATTACATATGGCTCCTCTCTCCAGCATCCTTCCTTTTGCTCTCCCGCACTGGCACAAACACGGGAAGATTTAATAGAGTGTTCACACGTGACACTCCTTCTAGCGCAGACCAGTCCGTTTCTGATTCTGACTGCATTTCTTCCAGCTTTGCTGCATCTTCATTGCTTTCTTCAGTCGCGATCTCCGAGTCACTTTGGATTGGTCTTGAGACCTGCAGATCTTTCTCACTGATCGTATCAGATTGATCATCCACAGAAGCAAGGTGCTCGTGGGACTTTGCACTGGAAGCAGCAGATGAGTTGCTCATATCAAGGAAGAGGCAGACAGCAGCGCAGTCATCAACTTTGGAAGTAGGGTACTTGTGCCTCCAAGCTCTAACAGCATACTCAACCAGTGCTCTTGATGCAGAGGAACGTGCAGGGGCCGATGCAACAATTTCTACCACCTCCCTGTTAGACAGCACATCCCAGATctgtataaaataaaaaatacacaagaagaaggtgaagctAAGGATATAAAGAAAATGGGAACAGAATACAGAAGACGATAGCTGTAAATTCAAGATGCGTGACTCACCCCATCAGTAGCCAAGACAATAAATTCATCTTTCTCACTTAGGCAGAGACATGACAAATCAGGCACAGAGATTAGACCAAAATTTTTAAGGCAGAAATCTCCAAAAGCCCGAGCCATTGCGAGGCCAGGAGAGTTATTGTTTGGCAACCAAACCCTGACAACTTCTGGTTCATCCTTAAGTGCAAAAACTCTCCCCCTGCATCTGCGAATCCTCTCTGCTTCCGCTGTGAGGGGAATACAAGAGACAGATGAGTGATACAACAGCTCTGGTATCTGCTTATAGCAATGTGCTCCAAAATCAGATTCTTAATGCAACTGTTTATCATCTTGACACTTCTATCTGACAATATACAAAGCGGCAAAATCTTCACCTTATTCAACTTAGGAACTATTTTCAACACAGGGTAAGAAAAAGCAACCTGGAATGCTGGGTTTTAGATCCACGGTCAACTGAACTGCAATAAGATAGCCATCTTTATCTCGTGTACCGAGGACAGCTCTGGAGTCTCCCACATTACCGATGACAACATAATGACCCTATTTAACAATCAAGTGATTCATGATCAAACAGGTGGATCACAAGATCCGCATTATGGCCAACTAATGACATCAAGATTTAGAAGTCAAACCTGTTTGACTAATGTAACTGCGGTAGTGCCACTGCAGAAGcaatcaattttcctttgcaTTCTGAGTTCTCTATCCATGGCTTTAAAAGCcttgaaaaatgattctttcAGCGCTTGGAAGATCTCCACCTGCTTTTCAGTTTCCTCGAGCTCAGCAGAGGCCCTCGGTTCTTCACCAGCAGATATAAAGGCAGTCGCTCCAGGAGACATGCTTCCCGTGGTGTTGATGCTGATCTCTCTGAGGACGTCTTCACTGTTTAGGTTGACTTTCCAGTTAGCACCCACTTTCATTGGAAGAGAATCCCTGACTCTCCTTGCCACCAAATGACCATATGGACCGTGTCCATCAAAGACACCACAGAATATCGTGTCTGTCCTGGACCCGAAGTTCTAaaattccaaaacttccaaaaatgaGCAAAGCGCATTTACAGGGCCCTATCATGCATATGCCATCATCAACTTCAACATGTTCTATTCAGAGAAAATTGCTAATAAAAGACAGAGAGAACATGCACTTTCTGGATTAAACCCCAACGGATTAATCAATCAGTTGAAACACATTTAATTGGCAATGGTCATAGACATATAGGATTTTACACTTTGTGAGCAATTAGTGTAAAAAGAGTTTCAGAAACTCTGCAATATTTTCCAATAGGAGAAAATTTTCTCAGTTGCTTGGAAAACATGGTTATTAGATGCTAGTATCGAAGCCTGGCAGATGCATGAGCACACAAGAAGTAAAAGGGAGACTCTAAgcatataatttttatttatttataaaaaagcCCCTGAATAAAAATTGAGAGCAAATCGTGAACATGCTTGCTCACTCAAGAAACGCATTAGGCTACTTAAGCAATGCATTCTCTTTTCCTTAAAAAGCACTCAAGGCATCTCAAGATCATTCAGCACAATCATTCCACAAACGAGAAACTATTAAGATACCAAAGTACTAGTCAGTCGCTTAAGAGGATAATGGGAAGGAGCAAACCTCCCAGACAATCATGGCATCCTGGTTGGTCCCTTTCTTTCCTTGAAGAGTGAAAAGAGAGGCGACCTCGCTGGAACCGTTCAAGAACATCCTCCCTGGAACCTTGTGCAATGGTCCATCAGGTCCTTTCTTTGAGGATGTCCTAGTTGTCGCCGGCGAGCCAGGGACGGGGCTCCTGCTTTCTGCCGGCAAGCAAGAGCCCCCTTTCAGCGCCCTGATGATGTTCAGCAAGCACTCCAGACCAGCCAGACAGCCACACTCGCTGTTTTCCCTAGTCGAATCCGTCACCAACTACCGGGAGGAAGTTCACACGAAGCGGGTATTGAACACTGGGGATTAATCTGCTAGTTTTTCACCAACATCTTCTAAAGTACCTCTTCCATTGACAGCTTAAAGCAGCGACTAATCCGCCAATCCACCAGTTCATTCATCATCACAAATTACAGACTTCGAACCAAGTCATCACAATGTATCTGAAATCTCGATCACCGCACTGATTCACACAGAATGAACTGGAAGCAGCAAACTGAAGCACATCCATCCTAAGCTCACTGTTGCACAACAGAGTGTCTCTGCATGGCCGCAAAGCTCGTCTCTTTCAGCCTAATAATTAAAGATTTCACACCCTTTGCTCCTATGTCTGAACCAACTAAAAGGAGAAGGCCGAAAAAGCGCACGCCCAAGACAAACAGCAGATAGATCTATGTAGCCCAAGGTGAAATGGCACCCGCCCTCTAAAGCAGAACCCCCGTCTCAAAGCAGAACCCCTTTGAAGAGAATCCCTTCCAATCTCGATGATCCGAAGGAATTGAAAGACAATTCCCATATGGGTCTTGCTCCTTCGTCACCAAGAAAGGAAAGAGTCCAGCATACGGAGCTCGACTGGCGTAATTCCCCGACGTTGGAGCGAAATGCGAAGGGAAGAGAAGCAGAGAGTCGTGAACAAGCGcttcagaaagagagagatagagagatgaGAGAGCTGTCGAAATGGGAAAAAGGAGTCCAGAGAATGTAAACCAACGACGACAACAACAAAATATCGCACGAGAAAAGCTCTCTTTAGTTGAtgaattctagagagagaatccttcagagagagagagagagaatcgagtAAGGCTCAGCACAGTTGACGACAGGGTATGGACGCCGTTAATGGTCGTACAACGATAGCGTAAAAAAGGAGATCGAAAGGCAGAGACATGGGGTATTGGGGATGGGGcttggattttttctttcttaattataagatttattttaggtttatttataatatttattttttgtgatatatcCTTTAGAgtcatattatttatttatacaatgtttaaaaaaaattgaattaggATGATTTTGAGAATCCATTAAACTCAcgaataaaaattatattcattAACGTAAAACGCAGTAGAATAAAAAGCTTTCGCATGTAATCGGATATAAGTAATCGGATTGGACATCCGCCCGATTCCAAAGTGTCCCCTCAAAGCCACAAAAGGAACCTTAAAATTTATGGAGGCATAAATCTAAGTCTTAATTTTGAAATCCAACCGGATGATGTATGTGGaaagactaattttttttttcataatgaaCGGATTTTTTAACACAATGAAAAAGCTCAAAATTGCCCAAACCAATTGCACTTAgaagctcaaaaaaaaaaatttgtacttaGAAGCTCTATTCTTGGGGTCCTTTCAAAATCAGAATTTGACCCATAATCTCTTCCGTCAATTCATTTCTGGCCTTACAATCTCACACATTAGATAAGAAGCTCTCATTCTGGTCCTTAATTCGAAGATCATGCTTGGATGAGGCCGACCTCACCTAACGCCGGCAAGGCTAGCAAGGTCGGCTCCTGGCCGGTTGTCAttggcgaccggctagaggtggaagaaagaaataaaaaagaaagataaagaaaagaacaaaagaatacaaaaaaatttaaaatattattaaaaattatctacgtaaTTCCCAATCAACATCCACGTCGGCATTGACCAAatggattaaattagcacaaatgcaagaggtttaggactgaattggcacaaaaaagtttacaactaaattgacctaaatgtaaaaggtttaggaccgaatcgaAAAACTTAAATGATTTAGGTCTAatttggtaaaaaagaaaaaagtttagaacttttttgacaattttttttcctaatttttcgactacaaaaaactccaaattagtacacatgtgataaatataCCCTTaattagtttatgttaaattttaccatcaaattattgagtcgAATGACACGCGGCAGGTTGCGAGTATATCCTTTTGGGGTTCAACCATTCATTTGTCGTGGGtttatcggtttggggttttttgtagtattaatccaatttaacgtaAACTAATAGAAGATAAacttgtcacgggtgtaccatttgaggtttttggtggtcaaaaaattaatatatggtaaatttgtcgcatgtGTATCAATTAAGAGTTCTCTTGCACAAAAGTTTCAATTGCGTACTTTtcatacaaatacaaaatagtTGAACAGAGAAATACGACCAAAAAAGGCTTGAGGCCCGAAAATaagatattttatttatatgtggATGTAATGGATTGTGGCCTATGCTATCAACTATACTAATTACAAACTTTAATTAGTTAAAACGTTTATCTTAATAATTGCTTGATTACCCTAATATTATGGTCCccatttttcttccccttttttttccctgggATTTGGACTTATACCACGTGAAGCACAAACCTacataaacaaattgaaaagaaatcGTTTGCATGTAATCAGACCAACTATATCCAAAGCAATGATTTACttacttattttatttcaatttgaCAAAACCCGCGTGAAAATTTCATGTGAAATTATTGGACCCCCGTGAAAGAGACCGGTTCACGCTAGCAATAGGACAGACATATTGTACAACACACGCGTCGATGAAAACGTGGTTACTATGtgctaaatttaaaaaaaaaaattgaattgtctAATAATGATTAAGGTTCGACTCAACAAGCGTTCTCCAATCAAATCAACCTACTAGCTGACTTCCAAAATCTACCcttttaagaaataattttatcctaaaaaaggaCAGGCCGAGAagataattatatatatagtcGACCACGACTATTTGCACCTGAATCATGTGAAATTGAACGAAATAGTGAAATGAGTTAGGTGGCaatagaattgaaaaaaaggttgcaaaattattattttttctcattgTTTGTTATACTTAAATAAAGCTAGGTCATTGTCGTGAACCCTGATC
The genomic region above belongs to Rhodamnia argentea isolate NSW1041297 chromosome 6, ASM2092103v1, whole genome shotgun sequence and contains:
- the LOC115748415 gene encoding probable protein phosphatase 2C 33 codes for the protein MFLNGSSEVASLFTLQGKKGTNQDAMIVWENFGSRTDTIFCGVFDGHGPYGHLVARRVRDSLPMKVGANWKVNLNSEDVLREISINTTGSMSPGATAFISAGEEPRASAELEETEKQVEIFQALKESFFKAFKAMDRELRMQRKIDCFCSGTTAVTLVKQGHYVVIGNVGDSRAVLGTRDKDGYLIAVQLTVDLKPSIPAEAERIRRCRGRVFALKDEPEVVRVWLPNNNSPGLAMARAFGDFCLKNFGLISVPDLSCLCLSEKDEFIVLATDGIWDVLSNREVVEIVASAPARSSASRALVEYAVRAWRHKYPTSKVDDCAAVCLFLDMSNSSAASSAKSHEHLASVDDQSDTISEKDLQVSRPIQSDSEIATEESNEDAAKLEEMQSESETDWSALEGVSRVNTLLNLPVFVPVRESKRKDAGERSHM